In the Thermoanaerobacterales bacterium genome, AGGCGTCGCACATCAGGGCCTGTTCGCCCAGGCTCAAGGGATAAGCGCGGAAGGGCATGCCGATACGGGACGCCTCGGCCCGCGCCCGGTCGACCGCGGCCGCGGCTTCCGGGTCCGGCGGGCCGCAGGTGAAGGCCTGCCTGGCCTCCACCACCGCATCGGGAGCGAAATCGATGTTTGTCGCCACCACCTCGTCGATACCCGCCGCGGCCGCCAGCGGCAGGATTTCCACCATTTCGCCCAGGTTATCGCAGGTCATGGAGTAGAACAGGACCATCCGGGGCGCGGACCCGCCCGCCTCCCGGCGGTGCGCCGCCAGGTCGGCGGCATGGGCCAGCACCCGCATGAGGCTCGACCCCGGACGCAGCGCCCCGTTGCTCTCCTCCCGGGCACCCGCCAGCGAGAAGCAGACCAGGTCGATTCCCATCTTCACCAGTTGGTTCATGGCTGCCGGTTCCAACAACATCCCGTTGGTGGTGAACCCGGTTTCACACCCGGCTTCCTTGGCGGCCGCCAGCATGTCTAAAAGCCGCGGGTGGAGCAACGGCTCGCCCCAGCCCTGCAGGTGCAGCAGCTCCACATCCGGCAGCACCGGTCGCAGCTCCCGCTCAAAGACCTCCCACGAAAGGTCGCCGTTATCCCACAGATCCTGCAACACGGTGCGCGGACAGTACACGCAGCCTAACTGGCAGCGGCTGGTGACCTCCACCTGCAGGACCGGAATGGCTCTTCTCCTTTCCCCGATGGCACGCCACCGGAACCGTTCCGCCAGCCGTTTCAGCCAGCCCACCGGGACCATCCCCCTCCCATGGTATCTACCATATGCCCATTACCAGCTTACTACAAGGAACAGAAGGTTAGGAAGGGGGAAGTTTCATTTATGACTTTCACTCATAACTACAATGCTATCCTGGCGGACAAAAGGCGGATGGTATATGGATGACGGGGACTGGTCGCCACTGCCGAGGCGGACCCCTGTTCCAGAATGCGACCCCGGTGCATCACCGCTACCTCGTCGGCCACCCGGAAAACCACATCCAGGTCGTGGGAAATAAGCAGATACGCCAGTCTCATTTCTTGTTGGGTTTTCTTCAGGAGTTGGAAGACCTGTGCCTGCACGGACACATCCAGGGCCGAGGTGGGCTCATCCAGTACGAGAAGGGACGGTTCAAGGCTTAGCGCCCGGGCGATGGCCACCCGCTGGTTCTGGCCACCGCTCATTTCCCAGGGGTAACGGTGATAGAACTCCGGCCCGAGGCCGACCATCTCCAGCAGACCGGCCACGCGCTCTCTCACGTACCGTCCCCGCACCAAACGATGCACCAACAGCGGCTCGGTCAGGATCTCGCCGATCCGCATCCGGGGATTGAGCGCTCCCTGGGGGTTCTGAAAAATGATCTGCATCTTCCGTCGCAGATAAAGGGCTTCCTTCCCGCCGGCTCTAAAAACATCCCGGTCCTCGTAGAAAACGCTGCCGCCGGTGGGGCGCAGGAGGCCCACCACCAGGCGCCCACGGTGCTCTTCCCCGCGCCGCTCTCGCCCACCAGCCCAAGCGTGCAC is a window encoding:
- a CDS encoding ATP-binding cassette domain-containing protein, which produces MGLLRPTGGSVFYEDRDVFRAGGKEALYLRRKMQIIFQNPQGALNPRMRIGEILTEPLLVHRLVRGRYVRERVAGLLEMVGLGPEFYHRYPWEMSGGQNQRVAIARALSLEPSLLVLDEPTSALDVSVQAQVFQLLKKTQQEMRLAYLLISHDLDVVFRVADEVAVMHRGRILEQGSASAVATSPRHPYTIRLLSARIAL
- a CDS encoding radical SAM/SPASM domain-containing protein — its product is MGWLKRLAERFRWRAIGERRRAIPVLQVEVTSRCQLGCVYCPRTVLQDLWDNGDLSWEVFERELRPVLPDVELLHLQGWGEPLLHPRLLDMLAAAKEAGCETGFTTNGMLLEPAAMNQLVKMGIDLVCFSLAGAREESNGALRPGSSLMRVLAHAADLAAHRREAGGSAPRMVLFYSMTCDNLGEMVEILPLAAAAGIDEVVATNIDFAPDAVVEARQAFTCGPPDPEAAAAVDRARAEASRIGMPFRAYPLSLGEQALMCDAYPTQNVFINHRGEVAPCVYLGFPLRGTAIPRLFCGERKPATAVTFGNVAEGLTQALRSEAAEDFREAFRRRLATRLDSLVPVDAERVSGPRIPSPPAQCVFCYKLYGL